The window TTGCTGCTGTCCAAAACGTTTTCCGAGAACTTGGTCTGCAGGCGAGACAGTTCGACGCTGATCGCTTCGGCGCGGCGCTTGTCCTCCTCGGGCAGGTCGGCTCCGGCGCGCACGAAGTCCTGGACGGTCTTGTCGAGGTGGCGCTTCCTCACGCCCGTCAAGGCCGCCGCCTCGTCGCTCTCGGCAAAGCTCTTGACCGCCCGCCACAAGCCCTCGTTCAAGGGCAGCTTGGCGAAAAAGCTCGAGAACTCAGGCAGAACGGCGTTGTAGGCGGCGCGCAGCTCGGGCGTGTTGATGACCGAGGTCAGGTGCTGAGCGACGGTGACGACCCGGCCCAGGCACTCGGTCAGCTCGTCCAGGGCGCCGATGGTGTTGGCGTAAGAGCGGGGGCCGCGGTCCTGAACGAGCGCCGTCAAGGACGCCTCGGCCTCGGCGAGCGCCTCCTTGATGCCGGGCTCGACGTGCTCGGCGGCTATCTCGTGGAAGGGAATGGTAAAGTCTCGAGACCTCAGTGGATTCATCAACAGCTCCTTTTTAAGCCCGGAGTTCTCACCAGAAAACGAAGGCAGATAGCCAACAGTTTAACACTGGAACAGGACTTAAACCTTACCAGCTTCCCAAACCGTGTTGGGCACCGCCACACCCGCTTACCTTGCTCATTACCCAAGCCTTAAGATTGGGCGGTGAGGTGAGACCATGACGTGGGTTCTGGAATACACGGGCAAGGCGGCAACAGCGTGGTTTTTAGGGTTTTTCCCCTTCTTCGAGATCTACGTGGCCGTGCCCGCCGCCATCGCCATGGGCCTCGACTACACCTCGGCGGTCGTCTGGCCGGCCCTGGGAAACTTCACCCCGGTCTTGCTCATCGTCTTCGCCTACGAGAAGCTCGCGCGCCATCCGCAGATAGGCGACTGGCTAACAGGGCGCAGGTCCGAACGTTTCGAGCGGCTCGTCAACCGTTACGGCAGCTGGTTCATCCTCGTCATCACCCCCTGGGTGGGTGTCTGGATCGTCGCCGCGACCGCAAGGGCGCTCGGCATGAAGCGGAGCGCGCTCCTCCTCTACTCGCTCCTAAGCATCGTCTTGTACGCGGTCACCATCGC of the Deinococcota bacterium genome contains:
- a CDS encoding small multi-drug export protein, with product MTWVLEYTGKAATAWFLGFFPFFEIYVAVPAAIAMGLDYTSAVVWPALGNFTPVLLIVFAYEKLARHPQIGDWLTGRRSERFERLVNRYGSWFILVITPWVGVWIVAATARALGMKRSALLLYSLLSIVLYAVTIAAAVALGLEAFAQR